From one Thermomicrobiales bacterium genomic stretch:
- a CDS encoding long-chain fatty acid--CoA ligase, with protein sequence MQGLMMDYQLTLDAVLRRAETFFGSKEIVTRLPDRSIHRYTYTDMVRRTRQLALALADLGVQPGDRVATLAWNHHQHLEAYFGIPIMGAVLHTLNLRLPAEDLVYIVNHANDRVLLVDQVLLPLVERIRSNSHIEHVIVIGADGAAPEGMLSYEQFIEGFDADTFVQPALDEEQAAAMCYSSGTTGRPKGAVYSHRALVLHSFASAMADTLGVRERDTVLPVVPMFHVNAWGLPFTSTMVGAKQVMPGPFLDPASLLELYQQERVTITAGVPTIWLGLLQMLDKDPTAWDLSSLRVLLVGGQAAPKSMIQGFRDRHGLEVVHAWGMTETSPLGSVAVLSSEMDNLSVAEQDVYRATQGRPAAFVEIRARGEEGLLPWDGASMGELEVRGPWVAAHYYNNPDAEESFTEDGWFRTGDIVTINSAGYIQIQDRAKDVVKSGGEWISSVALENALMGHPAVAEAAVFAVPDPRWLERPMAVVVLREGASVEPEALREYLSGEFPRWWLPDRIEFIEAIPRTSTGKFQKSVLREQYGGASAS encoded by the coding sequence ATGCAGGGTCTCATGATGGACTATCAGCTGACTCTCGATGCGGTGTTACGTCGCGCCGAGACGTTCTTCGGCAGCAAGGAGATCGTAACCCGCCTGCCGGACCGCTCGATCCACCGCTACACCTACACCGACATGGTGCGTCGCACTCGCCAGCTCGCCCTGGCGCTCGCCGATCTCGGAGTCCAGCCGGGTGACCGGGTTGCAACGTTGGCCTGGAACCACCATCAGCATCTGGAAGCCTATTTCGGCATCCCGATCATGGGCGCGGTTCTGCACACGCTCAACCTGCGACTTCCGGCCGAGGACCTGGTCTATATCGTGAATCACGCCAACGACCGCGTGCTGCTGGTGGATCAGGTCCTGCTCCCGCTGGTCGAGCGCATTCGCAGCAACAGCCACATCGAGCACGTTATCGTCATCGGGGCGGACGGCGCTGCGCCCGAGGGGATGCTGAGCTACGAGCAATTCATCGAAGGCTTTGATGCCGACACGTTCGTGCAGCCCGCGCTCGACGAGGAGCAGGCAGCAGCGATGTGCTACAGCTCTGGCACGACCGGCCGGCCCAAGGGCGCGGTCTACTCGCACCGCGCGCTGGTCCTGCACTCGTTCGCGTCGGCGATGGCGGACACGCTGGGTGTCCGAGAGCGCGATACGGTCCTGCCGGTCGTGCCGATGTTCCACGTCAACGCCTGGGGCCTGCCGTTTACTTCGACGATGGTCGGCGCGAAGCAGGTGATGCCCGGTCCGTTCCTCGATCCGGCCAGCCTGCTTGAGCTCTACCAACAGGAGCGAGTGACCATCACCGCCGGGGTGCCGACGATCTGGCTCGGCCTGCTGCAGATGCTGGACAAGGATCCCACCGCCTGGGATCTCTCCAGCCTGCGAGTGCTGCTGGTGGGCGGACAGGCCGCGCCGAAGAGCATGATCCAGGGGTTCCGCGACCGGCACGGGCTGGAGGTCGTCCATGCCTGGGGCATGACCGAGACGTCGCCGCTCGGCTCCGTCGCCGTGCTGTCGTCCGAGATGGACAACCTCTCGGTTGCCGAGCAGGATGTCTACCGGGCGACTCAGGGTCGGCCGGCGGCATTTGTCGAGATTCGCGCCCGGGGCGAGGAGGGACTCCTCCCGTGGGATGGCGCGTCGATGGGCGAGCTGGAGGTGCGCGGGCCGTGGGTCGCCGCGCATTACTACAATAATCCCGATGCCGAGGAGTCGTTCACCGAGGATGGCTGGTTCCGCACCGGCGATATCGTGACGATCAATTCGGCCGGCTACATCCAGATCCAGGACCGCGCGAAGGACGTGGTGAAGTCCGGTGGCGAGTGGATCAGCTCGGTCGCGTTGGAGAACGCACTGATGGGCCATCCGGCGGTTGCCGAGGCGGCCGTCTTTGCCGTGCCAGACCCGCGTTGGCTCGAACGACCGATGGCGGTCGTCGTGCTGCGCGAGGGGGCGTCAGTCGAGCCGGAAGCGCTGCGCGAATATCTCTCGGGGGAGTTCCCGCGCTGGTGGCTGCCGGATCGGATCGAATTCATCGAGGCGATCCCACGCACATCGACGGGCAAGTTCCAGAAGTCGGTGCTCCGCGAACAATATGGCGGCGCGTCCGCGTCCTAA
- a CDS encoding HNH endonuclease, producing MIWPFGRRQRKIRDARREYRAAGQQLRASSQRWNLFGRRNRAIRRASRRYEDAQVRLRSLGVIEEAGVYPRNWASLRRSVYARDRHRCTRCGRKGGRRLALHAHHVKPLSRGGANTLDNLTTLCGACHRQVHARR from the coding sequence ATGATCTGGCCGTTCGGGCGGCGACAACGCAAGATTCGCGACGCGCGACGTGAGTACCGTGCGGCCGGCCAGCAGTTACGCGCGTCGTCGCAGCGATGGAACCTGTTCGGCCGTCGCAACCGGGCCATCCGCCGCGCGAGCCGGCGCTATGAAGATGCGCAGGTGCGGCTTCGTAGTCTTGGCGTGATCGAGGAGGCAGGAGTTTACCCGCGCAACTGGGCATCGCTGCGCCGGAGTGTCTACGCGCGGGATCGCCATCGCTGCACACGCTGCGGCCGCAAGGGTGGCCGGCGGCTGGCTCTCCATGCCCACCACGTCAAGCCGCTCTCTCGCGGCGGCGCTAACACGCTCGATAACCTGACGACGCTCTGCGGCGCGTGTCATCGCCAGGTGCACGCGCGCCGTTAG
- a CDS encoding acyl-CoA dehydrogenase family protein, translating into MDFRLTDEQQAARDLAREFAEREIVPVAAEYDLQHKFPRDIIDKAQQAGLTSLTVPEEYGGAGATLSTLAIASEQFGWGCAGIATSLGINTLTSDPILIAGSHEQKREYLGRMASGTLGAYALTEPAAGSDVASLATRARRVGDDYVLNGSKIWISNAPHAEFFVVFAKTDPDAGRNGISAFIVERDTPGVDVGNPLPKLGQRASHASEIFFNDVAVPAANRLGNEGDGFLIAMGVFDRSRPMISAIAVGVIQRCLDESLTWAMERVTMGQPIIRHQLVAAKIAEMGMRAEAARLLTYQASSLYDAGERNTLAASYAKAFSADGAMWAATEAIQIFGGSGYSEEFPVAKLFRDAKLLQIYEGTSEIQRVIMARELVRERGRSAPGRR; encoded by the coding sequence ATGGACTTCCGGCTCACCGACGAGCAGCAGGCCGCGCGTGATCTGGCGCGCGAGTTCGCGGAACGTGAGATCGTGCCGGTCGCTGCCGAGTACGACCTGCAACACAAGTTCCCCCGCGACATCATCGACAAGGCCCAGCAGGCGGGGTTGACCTCGCTCACCGTGCCGGAGGAATACGGCGGCGCGGGCGCGACGCTCTCCACGCTGGCTATCGCATCCGAGCAATTCGGCTGGGGCTGCGCCGGGATCGCGACATCGCTCGGCATCAACACCCTGACATCAGATCCGATTCTGATTGCGGGGAGTCACGAGCAGAAGCGCGAATATCTCGGGCGAATGGCGAGCGGGACGCTTGGCGCGTATGCGCTGACCGAGCCGGCCGCCGGCTCGGACGTTGCATCGCTGGCAACTCGCGCGCGCCGGGTCGGCGATGACTATGTCCTGAACGGCAGCAAGATCTGGATCTCTAACGCGCCGCATGCCGAGTTCTTCGTCGTCTTCGCCAAGACCGATCCGGATGCCGGCCGCAACGGGATCAGCGCATTCATCGTCGAGCGTGACACGCCCGGGGTCGATGTCGGCAACCCGTTGCCGAAGCTCGGCCAGCGAGCGTCGCATGCTTCAGAGATCTTCTTCAACGATGTCGCGGTGCCAGCCGCGAATCGGCTCGGTAACGAGGGCGACGGCTTTCTGATCGCGATGGGCGTCTTCGATCGTTCCCGACCGATGATCTCGGCCATCGCCGTCGGCGTGATTCAGCGCTGCCTCGATGAGTCACTGACCTGGGCGATGGAGCGGGTGACGATGGGTCAGCCGATCATCAGGCACCAACTGGTTGCTGCCAAAATTGCAGAGATGGGAATGCGGGCCGAAGCGGCGCGTCTGCTGACCTACCAGGCATCGTCGCTCTACGACGCCGGCGAGCGAAATACCCTCGCCGCCTCGTATGCCAAGGCGTTCTCGGCTGACGGCGCGATGTGGGCCGCCACCGAAGCGATCCAGATCTTTGGCGGCAGTGGATATTCCGAGGAGTTCCCGGTCGCCAAGCTGTTCCGCGACGCGAAGCTGCTGCAAATTTACGAGGGCACCAGCGAGATCCAGCGAGTGATCATGGCGCGCGAGCTCGTGCGCGAACGCGGCCGAAGCGCCCCGGGGCGCCGTTAA
- a CDS encoding thiolase family protein, whose amino-acid sequence MREAVIVSAMRSPTGRGRADGALASVHPIDLAATVMRAAVDRAGIEPEAIEDVLWGCAFPEAGQGLNIARLALLRAGMPVETTGATINRFCSSGLQTIAMGAQSIMTGMADVVLAGGVEMMSQVPMSGYHARLNPEITKDYIGMGFTAERVAERWGITRNQQDEYAYHSQRKAAEAWQRDAFADELVIIPAPRYIWHGVEREIEDVPVRRDETMRPDTTLEGLAKLRPAFKATGAVTAGNASPFSDGSAAVVLMSREDAEARGLEVLARFVGFATAGVDPDIMGIGPSKAVPKLLGRLGMTLDDIDLIEFNEAFAAQVLAVTHDLELQPEKINVNGGAIALGHPLGATGAKLTTSLIHELRRRGGGTGLVTMCVGGGMGAAAILEVYGAGA is encoded by the coding sequence ATGCGCGAGGCAGTCATCGTCAGCGCGATGCGCAGTCCGACCGGCAGAGGAAGGGCGGATGGAGCGCTTGCCAGCGTCCACCCCATCGACCTTGCCGCGACGGTGATGCGCGCAGCGGTTGATCGGGCCGGGATCGAGCCGGAAGCGATCGAGGATGTTCTCTGGGGATGCGCGTTTCCGGAGGCCGGCCAAGGGCTGAACATCGCCCGGCTTGCGCTTCTGCGGGCCGGCATGCCGGTCGAGACGACCGGCGCGACCATCAATCGGTTCTGCTCCTCGGGCCTGCAGACGATCGCGATGGGCGCGCAGTCGATCATGACCGGCATGGCCGATGTTGTACTGGCCGGCGGGGTCGAGATGATGAGCCAGGTGCCGATGTCTGGCTACCATGCCCGGCTCAACCCCGAGATCACCAAGGACTATATCGGGATGGGCTTTACTGCGGAGCGAGTTGCCGAGCGCTGGGGCATCACGCGGAATCAGCAGGACGAGTATGCCTACCACAGCCAGCGCAAGGCCGCCGAGGCGTGGCAGCGTGATGCCTTCGCCGATGAGCTCGTGATCATTCCGGCGCCACGCTACATCTGGCATGGCGTCGAGCGAGAGATCGAGGATGTGCCGGTGCGCCGCGACGAAACGATGCGGCCGGATACGACACTGGAGGGGTTGGCGAAGCTGCGCCCGGCATTCAAGGCCACCGGCGCGGTGACCGCCGGGAACGCCAGCCCGTTTAGCGACGGCTCAGCAGCGGTCGTGCTGATGAGCCGCGAGGACGCCGAAGCGCGTGGATTGGAGGTGCTGGCGCGGTTCGTCGGTTTCGCCACCGCGGGTGTCGATCCGGACATCATGGGTATCGGGCCATCCAAGGCGGTGCCGAAGCTGCTCGGCCGCCTCGGCATGACGCTCGATGATATCGACCTGATCGAGTTCAACGAGGCGTTTGCCGCCCAGGTACTGGCGGTGACCCATGATCTGGAGCTTCAGCCGGAAAAGATCAACGTCAACGGCGGCGCAATCGCGCTCGGTCACCCGCTGGGCGCGACGGGCGCGAAGCTGACCACCAGCCTGATCCATGAGCTGCGTCGTCGGGGTGGTGGCACTGGCCTGGTCACGATGTGTGTCGGTGGTGGCATGGGCGCGGCTGCCATCCTGGAGGTCTACGGCGCGGGCGCGTAG
- the radC gene encoding DNA repair protein RadC: MTEVPARAWLAMKELPEEERPREKLRLRGPGALSNAELVAILLNTGTKGEPVTTLAQRIIAESGSLRGLMRRDLDSLLQVRGLGPAKAIKLLATIELGKRIAQITPEERAQVRGPEDLAILFQPAMTALEHEELRVAVLDTKHRVERITTVYQGSVNSAQVRVAEVFREAIRANCPAIAIAHNHPSGDPTPSAADISLTAELARAASLLDIDLIDHLIVGDGRWVSLRRLGLGFPTGG; the protein is encoded by the coding sequence ATGACGGAAGTTCCTGCGCGCGCATGGCTGGCGATGAAGGAGCTCCCCGAAGAGGAGCGCCCGCGTGAGAAGTTGCGCTTGCGTGGCCCTGGCGCGCTCTCGAACGCCGAGCTGGTGGCGATTCTGCTGAACACAGGCACGAAGGGCGAGCCGGTGACGACCCTGGCCCAACGAATCATCGCCGAGAGTGGCAGCCTGCGCGGGTTGATGAGGCGCGACCTGGACTCGCTGCTGCAGGTGAGGGGACTGGGGCCGGCCAAGGCGATCAAGCTGCTGGCAACGATCGAGCTCGGCAAACGCATCGCACAGATCACGCCCGAGGAGCGCGCGCAGGTTCGCGGCCCCGAGGATCTCGCGATTCTGTTCCAGCCCGCGATGACGGCGTTGGAGCACGAGGAGCTTCGGGTCGCCGTCCTCGATACGAAACACCGTGTCGAACGCATTACGACCGTCTATCAGGGAAGCGTCAACAGCGCCCAGGTCCGGGTCGCCGAGGTGTTTCGGGAGGCCATCCGAGCGAACTGCCCGGCCATCGCGATCGCTCACAACCACCCCAGTGGCGACCCGACTCCGTCTGCGGCGGATATCAGCCTGACCGCCGAGCTGGCTCGCGCCGCGTCCCTCCTCGATATCGACCTCATCGACCACCTGATCGTCGGGGACGGCCGATGGGTCTCATTGCGGCGTCTCGGGCTGGGGTTTCCGACCGGTGGCTGA
- a CDS encoding sugar phosphate nucleotidyltransferase, which yields MKGIILAGGLGSRLYPLTYATNKHLLPVYDQPMIYYPITTLVSAGIDDIMVVTGGPHAGHFLPVLRTGRQFGIRHLEYTFQENEGGIAEALSLCEEFADGEPACVILGDNTTDADIRPVVEEFDGGAMLFLKRVPDPERFGCPVFDPADPGRIARIEEKPSNPQSDFAVTGLYIFDEQVFDLIRQLEPSNRGELEITDVNNFYLRAGALRWVELDGFWSDAGTFQSLYRTNRYWAERKAALAAEGKTWGYAPAAPLDDE from the coding sequence GTGAAGGGGATCATCCTTGCCGGCGGGCTTGGCAGCCGGCTCTATCCGTTGACCTACGCGACCAACAAGCATCTGCTGCCGGTCTACGATCAGCCGATGATCTACTACCCGATCACAACGCTGGTCTCGGCCGGCATCGACGACATTATGGTTGTCACCGGTGGGCCACACGCCGGCCACTTCCTGCCGGTGCTACGGACCGGACGCCAGTTCGGCATCCGCCACCTGGAGTACACGTTCCAGGAGAACGAGGGCGGCATTGCCGAGGCGCTCAGCCTCTGCGAGGAATTCGCCGATGGCGAGCCGGCCTGCGTCATCCTCGGCGACAACACCACCGACGCCGATATCCGACCTGTCGTCGAGGAGTTTGACGGCGGCGCGATGCTGTTTCTCAAGCGCGTCCCCGATCCCGAGCGGTTCGGCTGCCCCGTCTTCGACCCGGCCGATCCCGGCAGGATCGCGAGGATCGAGGAGAAGCCGAGCAACCCACAGAGCGACTTCGCCGTCACCGGCCTGTATATCTTCGACGAGCAGGTGTTCGATCTGATCCGCCAGCTGGAGCCATCAAACCGCGGCGAGCTGGAGATCACCGACGTCAACAACTTCTACCTGCGCGCTGGCGCGCTACGCTGGGTCGAGCTGGACGGCTTCTGGAGCGACGCCGGCACCTTCCAGAGCCTCTACCGCACCAACCGCTACTGGGCAGAGCGCAAAGCAGCCCTCGCCGCCGAGGGCAAGACCTGGGGCTACGCCCCGGCCGCGCCGCTCGACGACGAGTAG
- a CDS encoding 3-hydroxyacyl-CoA dehydrogenase/enoyl-CoA hydratase family protein translates to MRIRSIGVVGAGTMGSGIAALAASAGIPVVLLDIPGERDRNEPAKRGLQRALKARPPAFMDPKRAGLIAVGNFEDDLDLLARCDWVIEAVIEELGPKRALFDRLTPILAPGTIVSSNTSGIPMRLLVEGRDEAFRRRFLGAHFFNPPRYLHLLEVIPTPETDPDVVETIEQFATLVLGKGVVRAKDVPGFIGNRLGIYGMIQAIRLMERFGLTIDEVDALTGELIGRPRSATFRTADLSGLDILKHVADGLSAATGNDYRLPVWVEDLVARGSLGEKTGVGFYRREGRDILTLDPATMEYHPRAETRSPELGALSRRPLQERLRQSLDLPGPHGEFLRTLFLTTAHETLTLAPDLAWDIPSIDRALEWGFGWELGPFRQMDAVGLAVVRAGLGDAGLDEPDLLRSAGDGFYASEGGRETYRGFDGAPAPLPERPGVVSLTRLKGAGAVLRDGDDASLVDLGDGVVMLELHSKLNTLGEGTFAVLRDGLDLIERQGYAGLVIGSDDARAFSAGANLVPVAHLAQQGDWAALENLVAGFQQATMSLRRAPFPVVSAAFGLTLGGGAEIAMHSDRVQAAGELAMGLVEFGVGLIPAGGGTKELLARFTEDLSPYLEADPFEAARRAFTLITLAQTSSSALEARSMGFLRPQDGITMNRDRLIGDAKAVVLALAPGYVAPVDRRFQALGRDALGNLRYAIYAFREAGQASAHDAVIGEKLAWVLSAGDGPPREVGEQDILDFEREAFLSLLGTEKTQQRIAHTLQTGKPLRN, encoded by the coding sequence ATGCGGATCAGGTCCATCGGCGTCGTCGGAGCGGGCACGATGGGCAGCGGGATCGCCGCGCTGGCAGCGTCGGCCGGCATCCCTGTCGTCCTCCTTGATATACCCGGCGAGCGGGATCGCAACGAGCCGGCCAAACGTGGGCTCCAGCGTGCGCTCAAGGCGCGGCCACCCGCGTTCATGGATCCGAAACGCGCCGGGCTGATTGCGGTCGGCAACTTCGAAGATGACCTGGATCTGCTTGCGCGCTGCGACTGGGTGATCGAGGCCGTCATTGAGGAGCTCGGCCCCAAACGCGCGCTATTCGATCGGCTGACGCCAATCCTCGCCCCGGGCACGATCGTCTCGTCGAATACCTCCGGCATACCGATGCGTCTGCTCGTTGAGGGCCGTGACGAGGCGTTCCGGCGGCGCTTCCTGGGCGCGCACTTCTTCAACCCGCCGCGCTACCTGCATCTGCTGGAAGTCATCCCCACCCCGGAGACCGATCCTGACGTCGTCGAGACGATCGAACAGTTCGCTACCCTCGTCCTCGGCAAGGGCGTTGTCCGGGCGAAGGATGTGCCGGGGTTCATCGGTAACCGGCTGGGCATCTACGGGATGATCCAGGCGATCAGATTGATGGAGCGTTTCGGCCTCACCATTGACGAGGTAGACGCGCTGACCGGAGAGCTGATCGGCAGACCGCGTTCGGCCACCTTCCGCACGGCCGATCTCTCGGGTCTGGATATTCTCAAGCACGTCGCGGACGGCCTCTCCGCGGCAACCGGGAACGACTACCGCCTCCCCGTCTGGGTCGAGGATCTGGTCGCGCGGGGCAGCCTCGGCGAGAAGACCGGCGTCGGCTTCTACCGGCGCGAAGGCCGGGACATTCTGACGCTCGATCCGGCCACGATGGAGTATCACCCCCGGGCCGAGACCCGCTCGCCCGAGCTCGGCGCGCTTTCCCGCCGGCCACTCCAGGAACGCCTCCGTCAGTCGCTGGATCTACCTGGGCCGCACGGCGAGTTTCTGCGGACTCTGTTCCTGACGACCGCTCACGAGACACTGACCCTGGCGCCCGATCTGGCGTGGGACATCCCGTCGATAGACCGTGCGCTGGAGTGGGGCTTTGGCTGGGAACTGGGACCGTTTCGGCAGATGGATGCCGTCGGTCTGGCGGTAGTCCGCGCTGGCCTCGGAGATGCTGGATTGGACGAGCCAGACTTGCTGCGCTCGGCGGGAGATGGCTTCTACGCCAGTGAGGGCGGCCGGGAGACCTACCGCGGCTTCGATGGCGCGCCGGCCCCGTTGCCGGAGCGCCCGGGCGTCGTCAGCCTGACACGCCTGAAGGGGGCGGGCGCGGTGTTGCGCGACGGAGACGATGCGTCGCTTGTCGACCTCGGTGACGGCGTCGTGATGCTGGAGCTGCACTCGAAGCTGAACACGCTCGGCGAGGGGACGTTTGCCGTTCTCCGCGACGGGCTCGACCTGATCGAACGCCAGGGCTACGCTGGCCTGGTGATTGGCAGTGATGATGCGCGCGCCTTTTCGGCTGGCGCCAACCTCGTGCCGGTCGCGCATCTGGCCCAACAGGGGGATTGGGCAGCGCTGGAGAATCTCGTTGCCGGGTTCCAGCAGGCGACGATGAGCCTGCGGCGCGCACCGTTCCCGGTCGTCTCGGCGGCATTCGGGCTGACGCTCGGTGGCGGCGCGGAGATCGCAATGCATAGCGACCGTGTGCAGGCTGCCGGAGAGCTGGCGATGGGCCTGGTCGAGTTCGGTGTTGGCCTGATCCCGGCCGGCGGCGGGACCAAGGAATTGCTGGCTCGCTTCACTGAAGATCTGTCCCCGTATCTCGAAGCTGATCCATTCGAGGCCGCCCGCCGAGCGTTCACGTTGATCACGCTGGCGCAGACGAGTTCCAGCGCGCTGGAGGCTCGCTCGATGGGCTTCTTGCGGCCGCAGGACGGGATCACGATGAACAGGGACCGACTGATCGGCGACGCGAAGGCAGTCGTGCTGGCGCTTGCGCCCGGCTACGTCGCTCCGGTCGATCGGCGCTTCCAGGCGCTTGGGCGCGACGCGCTTGGCAACCTGCGGTATGCCATCTACGCCTTTCGCGAGGCGGGGCAGGCGAGCGCGCACGACGCGGTTATCGGCGAGAAGCTGGCCTGGGTGCTATCGGCCGGCGACGGGCCCCCGCGCGAGGTCGGTGAGCAGGACATTCTCGACTTCGAGCGCGAGGCGTTCCTGAGCTTGCTTGGGACCGAGAAGACGCAACAACGAATAGCCCACACACTGCAGACAGGGAAGCCGCTGCGGAACTGA
- the ftsY gene encoding signal recognition particle-docking protein FtsY yields the protein MILRRIFQRRTEAQPELEEGLKKTRRGIFADITALFDRSDIDEELFEDLEALLIQADLGVDTTMDVVEALREDIRRERITDPAIARTYLRDEMVKLLENATKNRKVKIFQRGVPFVILVVGVNGTGKTTTIAKLANFHKSRGRNVMLVAGDTFRAAAIDQLKVWGERVNVPVIAHGPGADPGAVVFDGMQAAHNRNVDILIVDTAGRLHTKHDLMAELSKIRKIMQRYVPNAPQEVLLVIDATTGQNGLIQAQKFTEATDVSDIAIAKLDGTARGGIAFAIARELGTPISYVGTGEKVTDFAEFNHEAFVDALFFDEGEA from the coding sequence GTGATTCTCAGGCGCATCTTCCAACGACGGACCGAGGCCCAGCCGGAGCTAGAGGAGGGCCTCAAAAAAACGCGGCGCGGCATCTTCGCCGACATCACCGCGCTCTTCGACCGCTCCGACATCGACGAGGAGCTGTTCGAAGACCTCGAAGCGCTGCTGATTCAGGCCGACCTCGGCGTCGACACGACGATGGATGTCGTCGAGGCGCTACGCGAGGACATCCGCCGCGAGCGCATCACCGACCCGGCCATCGCCCGCACATATCTGCGCGACGAGATGGTGAAGCTGCTGGAGAACGCGACGAAGAACCGCAAGGTCAAGATCTTCCAGCGCGGCGTGCCGTTTGTCATCCTCGTCGTCGGCGTGAACGGCACCGGCAAGACGACGACGATCGCCAAGCTGGCCAACTTCCACAAGTCGCGCGGCCGCAACGTCATGCTGGTGGCCGGCGACACCTTCCGCGCCGCCGCCATCGACCAGCTCAAGGTCTGGGGCGAGCGCGTCAACGTTCCGGTGATCGCCCACGGGCCGGGGGCCGATCCCGGCGCGGTGGTGTTCGACGGCATGCAGGCAGCGCACAACCGCAACGTCGACATCCTGATCGTCGACACCGCCGGCCGGCTGCATACTAAGCATGACCTGATGGCCGAGCTGTCGAAGATCCGCAAGATCATGCAGCGCTACGTGCCGAACGCCCCGCAGGAGGTGCTGCTGGTCATCGACGCGACGACCGGCCAGAACGGCCTCATCCAGGCGCAGAAGTTCACCGAGGCGACCGACGTATCCGACATCGCCATCGCCAAGCTCGACGGCACCGCCCGCGGCGGCATCGCCTTCGCCATCGCGCGCGAGCTGGGCACGCCCATCTCCTACGTCGGCACCGGCGAAAAAGTCACCGACTTCGCCGAGTTCAACCACGAAGCCTTCGTCGACGCGCTGTTCTTTGACGAGGGGGAGGCGTAG
- a CDS encoding DUF2225 domain-containing protein produces MMTTIEPRELNCPVCATTFAAQVLTSTNTLGMRTTDLRTLAAGFQPQEFIVHTCPTCGYSGESDQFLSVGHVVPSVRIDAELTARIRSSITPLVQRGKIDAARRWELAAWVTEWSGAPDEDIAWHYLNAAWCCQDMRAMDEAARAGGLPRPSHDTVADTQPPMEDDAMNEAQPLAVGDLADRERQYRRYAAARFERMLSAADIADDDREMYTYLIGELYRRAGDQRAAARWFTRVGDGDSEWVALARRQRSDPTEMIQTS; encoded by the coding sequence ATGATGACGACTATCGAGCCACGCGAGCTGAACTGCCCCGTCTGCGCAACGACATTCGCTGCACAAGTGCTCACGAGCACCAACACACTGGGGATGCGGACGACCGATCTGAGGACGCTGGCCGCGGGGTTCCAACCCCAGGAGTTCATCGTCCACACCTGCCCAACCTGCGGATACAGCGGAGAGAGCGACCAGTTCCTGTCGGTGGGGCATGTCGTGCCCAGCGTCAGGATCGACGCGGAGTTGACCGCTCGAATCCGCTCCTCGATCACCCCGCTCGTCCAGCGCGGCAAGATCGACGCGGCGCGGCGGTGGGAGCTGGCGGCCTGGGTGACAGAGTGGAGCGGCGCGCCCGACGAGGACATCGCCTGGCACTACCTCAACGCCGCCTGGTGTTGTCAGGACATGCGCGCAATGGATGAGGCCGCGCGGGCCGGCGGCCTGCCGCGCCCGTCTCACGACACCGTCGCCGACACCCAACCGCCGATGGAAGACGACGCGATGAATGAAGCGCAACCGTTGGCGGTGGGCGATCTCGCGGACCGTGAGCGCCAGTATCGGCGCTATGCCGCTGCCCGGTTCGAGCGAATGCTATCCGCGGCCGATATCGCTGATGACGACCGCGAGATGTATACGTACCTCATCGGCGAGCTCTACCGTCGCGCGGGCGACCAGCGTGCCGCAGCCCGATGGTTCACGCGCGTTGGCGATGGCGACTCCGAGTGGGTCGCGCTAGCCCGTCGCCAGCGGAGCGATCCAACCGAAATGATCCAGACAAGCTAA